A genomic window from Candidatus Bathyarchaeota archaeon includes:
- a CDS encoding adenosylcobinamide amidohydrolase has product MKEMEIDFGLEGVNAKLVYNICDGFQLNTLLVSFPQGRRLFSTKESFKEVNFVGNAYVDGTLFEQVRKSFGDQLPVDFDLGIDRKVIKSLGLVPKEIALLNTAVTMEHLAMSEESHEEFKVCCFASAGTGGNALRMGVDKADWTERNGIYVSPPGTINVIVLTNAKLTDAAMARAIITVTEAKTGVLQDLNIKSSLSPQNQATGTGTDHVIVVSGTDSNKAIQCTSGHTKMGELMAVATKKAVTAALKKHDGGISVRSLLGFRKK; this is encoded by the coding sequence ATGAAAGAAATGGAAATTGATTTTGGGCTAGAGGGTGTCAACGCGAAGTTAGTTTACAATATTTGTGATGGGTTCCAGCTTAACACGTTACTTGTTTCCTTTCCTCAGGGGCGGCGACTTTTTTCTACTAAAGAGTCTTTCAAAGAAGTAAATTTTGTTGGCAATGCATACGTTGATGGGACCTTATTTGAGCAGGTGCGAAAGAGTTTTGGTGATCAATTGCCAGTTGATTTTGATTTAGGCATCGACCGTAAAGTAATCAAATCGTTGGGTTTAGTTCCAAAAGAAATTGCCCTTTTGAACACTGCTGTAACCATGGAACATTTGGCAATGTCCGAAGAAAGTCATGAAGAGTTCAAAGTGTGCTGTTTTGCTTCTGCAGGAACAGGGGGTAACGCCCTTCGCATGGGGGTGGACAAAGCAGATTGGACGGAACGAAACGGAATTTATGTTAGCCCCCCTGGAACTATCAATGTCATTGTTTTGACTAACGCGAAACTAACAGACGCGGCTATGGCGCGGGCAATAATCACTGTTACGGAAGCAAAGACTGGAGTTCTTCAAGATTTAAACATCAAAAGCAGTTTAAGTCCTCAAAATCAAGCTACTGGAACAGGAACTGATCATGTAATCGTCGTTTCTGGAACTGATTCTAATAAAGCCATTCAATGCACCAGTGGGCACACAAAAATGGGTGAATTAATGGCTGTTGCAACCAAAAAAGCGGTAACTGCGGCTCTGAAAAAGCATGATGGTGGCATTTCTGTTCGTTCTTTGTTGGGTTTCAGGAAAAAATGA
- a CDS encoding cytidine/deoxycytidylate deaminase family protein, which produces MELHRMDCSRPDWDRYFLDLCEAVSKRATCDRGKAGCVIVKHRRIMTTGYVGAPAGLPHCDDAGHDMRRVLNENGTVSQHCVRTLHAEQNAIIQAAKFGIALDGATLYCKMTPCRTCAMMIINSGIKRVVCEKRYHADKDTIELFKLAGVELDIINNTFAEYDHQ; this is translated from the coding sequence ATGGAGTTGCACAGGATGGACTGTAGTCGACCTGACTGGGACAGATACTTTTTAGATTTATGCGAAGCTGTTTCAAAACGTGCGACCTGCGACCGCGGAAAAGCAGGATGCGTAATCGTAAAACACAGACGAATAATGACCACCGGATATGTTGGAGCCCCTGCAGGATTGCCTCATTGTGATGATGCGGGCCATGACATGCGACGGGTTTTAAACGAGAATGGAACTGTTTCCCAACATTGTGTTCGAACTTTACATGCTGAACAAAACGCAATTATCCAAGCAGCAAAATTTGGGATCGCTTTGGATGGCGCTACATTGTATTGTAAGATGACTCCATGCCGAACATGCGCTATGATGATAATAAATTCAGGCATCAAACGGGTAGTTTGTGAAAAACGGTACCACGCAGACAAGGACACCATTGAATTGTTCAAATTAGCGGGCGTTGAATTAGACATAATTAACAACACCTTTGCAGAATATGACCACCAATAA
- the dinB gene encoding DNA polymerase IV, whose protein sequence is MHTRIVMLVDLDYFFAQSEERRNPSIKDKPVVVCVYSGRTQDSGAVSTANYVARQYGVKSGIPISLAKKRLEGIDSVFLPVDKPFYTQISDSIMDVLRSYADHFEQVSVDEAYLDVTEKTRGSYLRAKKLAKTIKNEIFRQQQLTCSVGVGPNKLVAKIAADYQKPDGLTVVQPENVFSFLAPLPVRTLVGVGKKTEKTLESLNVHTVGHLAKFDVQQLVDLFGRKLGAYFHNAALGIDDDPVEERGDPESIGRISTLKEDSQDLTVILDKAYKLCADVHSRLLTKGLLYRTVTIRVVGVNLDVHSRSNTLENPTNSLETLKDEMKQLFEKFFQESDVKARRIGVTVSSLSKNENQQKTITSFFGGSNN, encoded by the coding sequence ATGCACACCAGAATTGTGATGTTGGTTGATTTGGATTATTTCTTTGCTCAAAGTGAAGAACGCCGAAATCCTTCCATAAAAGACAAGCCAGTTGTTGTTTGTGTATATTCTGGGCGAACCCAAGACAGTGGAGCCGTAAGCACAGCAAATTATGTAGCCCGACAATATGGGGTCAAATCTGGAATTCCTATTTCCCTTGCCAAAAAAAGACTTGAAGGCATAGACTCCGTTTTTTTGCCTGTGGACAAGCCCTTTTACACGCAAATTTCTGATAGCATAATGGATGTGCTCCGAAGTTACGCTGACCATTTTGAGCAGGTCAGCGTAGATGAAGCATATTTGGATGTAACAGAAAAAACCCGAGGCAGTTACCTACGGGCAAAAAAGTTGGCAAAAACTATCAAAAACGAAATTTTCAGGCAACAGCAACTTACTTGCTCTGTTGGGGTTGGACCAAACAAGCTTGTAGCCAAAATTGCTGCTGATTATCAAAAACCAGATGGGTTAACAGTGGTTCAGCCAGAAAATGTGTTTAGTTTTTTGGCGCCCTTGCCTGTTCGGACTTTAGTTGGTGTTGGAAAAAAGACTGAAAAAACCCTTGAAAGCTTGAATGTTCATACTGTTGGGCATTTGGCTAAATTTGATGTGCAACAGTTGGTGGATCTTTTTGGAAGAAAACTGGGTGCTTATTTCCATAATGCAGCTTTAGGGATTGACGATGACCCCGTTGAAGAACGGGGTGACCCCGAATCTATTGGCAGGATTTCAACCCTTAAAGAAGATTCTCAAGATTTGACTGTTATTCTTGACAAAGCCTACAAGCTCTGTGCAGATGTTCACAGTAGGCTTCTAACTAAAGGGCTGCTTTACCGGACGGTTACTATACGCGTTGTTGGAGTCAATCTAGATGTTCACAGCCGGTCCAACACATTAGAGAACCCAACAAATAGTTTGGAGACCCTCAAGGACGAAATGAAACAACTTTTTGAAAAATTTTTTCAAGAATCCGATGTGAAAGCCAGAAGAATAGGGGTAACTGTTTCCAGTTTGTCCAAAAATGAAAACCAACAAAAAACGATAACAAGCTTTTTTGGTGGTTCCAACAATTAA
- a CDS encoding AAA family ATPase, which yields MDYFGEDTEVIRGKNWDWKNFESTKGYPVSDNLLEWVIGQERALDECYLCLEEWVHKLKNLKQEKWYDAWTDPDKEKPNVTKTAPPGPYLLLLGDPGTGKSLIGRALSVHLTELYKKEDIKLQDVVCWQNDIIPGEPKISSHPAGDGKKILLKQKLKEAKRQFLQRIGVKAIIYLMIIVASIFMFAGFYYLWQEKLAWDMNVPGAFGEPVQTVYNGNFGSFMLDNFVAIGTTTFLPAGMMLMFLILVTVLGRFGIMGGAKGIGGAKSSKVPKLIVDNSKKAAPFIDATGHGSAQLFGSIAWDPFQTGGMGTPEHQRVTAGGVHRAHQGILYIDEIKNMAPDEAITLLTVLEDGQLPITMRSRLGGASGTAAMSVSTEPVPCMCFLVGAGNYDSIGQVHPALMDRIYGYGKVVRMNNTMPNTLENRRKYVQFIAQEVSRFRLLPFSKEACEEIINEGRRRSNKNNALSTKLRPMISIVKTAGTLAMNEDLKFVEAKHVKEAIENHCKTIQKQILEHQMSERGQLLDISPEGSKLGQIYGVAVVKDSYSGEMTGNVLAVKGFLEKRDKRFDKSLRGYYNVTGIAKEGQEQFIADSVCKVRSVILQKYGVDIAQEFFTHIDFAQAYRVDGPSAGVTMTILLCSLLEGKPIRQDVAVTGEINVGVHDVVPVTAVGGVHEKIKAAEMWGFKKVIVPAKNYKHSIDPKDYNIEVVPGETLDDYLRESLVDTEGDKPKKE from the coding sequence TTGGACTACTTCGGGGAAGATACAGAAGTTATCAGGGGCAAAAACTGGGACTGGAAAAATTTTGAGTCCACTAAGGGTTATCCCGTTTCTGATAATCTTCTTGAATGGGTTATCGGGCAAGAACGTGCCCTTGATGAGTGTTATCTTTGTTTAGAAGAATGGGTTCACAAACTAAAAAACCTCAAGCAAGAAAAATGGTACGACGCATGGACAGACCCCGACAAAGAAAAACCCAATGTAACAAAAACTGCTCCTCCTGGTCCATATTTGCTTTTGCTTGGAGATCCCGGCACGGGTAAATCTTTGATTGGTCGTGCCCTTTCGGTTCATTTAACTGAACTTTACAAAAAAGAAGACATTAAACTCCAAGATGTAGTATGCTGGCAAAATGACATCATTCCAGGTGAACCAAAAATTTCTTCCCACCCTGCAGGTGACGGGAAAAAAATTCTTTTAAAACAAAAACTCAAAGAAGCAAAACGGCAGTTCCTTCAACGCATTGGAGTAAAAGCAATAATCTATTTGATGATTATTGTTGCTTCAATTTTCATGTTTGCAGGCTTCTATTACCTTTGGCAAGAAAAACTTGCATGGGACATGAACGTGCCCGGCGCCTTTGGTGAGCCTGTTCAAACTGTGTACAATGGCAACTTCGGTAGTTTCATGTTAGACAATTTCGTGGCCATTGGAACTACAACTTTTCTGCCTGCAGGAATGATGCTCATGTTCCTGATTCTAGTAACAGTGCTAGGACGATTCGGCATAATGGGGGGCGCCAAAGGAATTGGGGGAGCAAAATCTTCTAAGGTTCCAAAACTCATAGTTGACAACTCCAAAAAAGCTGCACCTTTTATTGATGCCACTGGACATGGCTCTGCTCAACTGTTTGGAAGTATTGCATGGGATCCCTTCCAGACTGGAGGAATGGGAACTCCTGAACATCAAAGAGTAACCGCCGGTGGGGTTCACCGTGCTCATCAAGGCATCTTATACATTGACGAAATAAAAAACATGGCACCTGATGAAGCAATTACTTTGTTGACTGTTTTAGAGGATGGTCAGTTACCGATAACTATGCGCAGCCGATTAGGGGGAGCAAGCGGAACAGCAGCAATGTCTGTATCTACTGAACCTGTGCCTTGTATGTGCTTTTTAGTGGGTGCCGGGAACTACGACAGCATCGGGCAAGTTCATCCCGCGTTGATGGATCGAATATATGGTTACGGCAAAGTAGTGCGCATGAACAATACCATGCCTAACACTTTGGAGAACCGCCGCAAGTATGTTCAGTTTATTGCCCAAGAGGTTTCTCGTTTTAGGCTACTTCCTTTCAGCAAAGAAGCCTGTGAAGAAATAATTAACGAAGGTCGCAGAAGAAGCAATAAAAACAATGCCTTGTCCACTAAACTTCGGCCAATGATTTCCATAGTGAAAACAGCAGGCACTTTGGCCATGAACGAAGACCTAAAGTTTGTCGAAGCGAAGCACGTAAAAGAAGCCATTGAGAATCACTGTAAAACGATCCAAAAACAGATTCTTGAACATCAAATGAGCGAACGGGGACAACTTTTGGATATCAGTCCCGAAGGTTCCAAGTTAGGGCAGATTTATGGTGTTGCTGTAGTCAAAGATTCATACAGTGGAGAAATGACTGGAAACGTTCTTGCTGTCAAAGGCTTCTTAGAAAAACGGGACAAACGATTTGACAAATCCCTGCGTGGTTACTACAATGTTACCGGAATTGCCAAAGAAGGACAAGAACAGTTCATCGCCGACAGTGTATGCAAAGTCCGAAGTGTAATTTTACAAAAATACGGTGTTGATATTGCCCAAGAATTCTTTACACACATTGATTTTGCTCAGGCTTATCGTGTAGACGGACCAAGCGCAGGAGTAACCATGACGATTCTTCTTTGTTCCTTGTTAGAGGGTAAACCCATCAGGCAAGACGTCGCAGTTACCGGAGAAATTAATGTTGGAGTTCACGACGTGGTCCCTGTTACTGCAGTTGGCGGAGTTCACGAAAAAATCAAAGCAGCAGAAATGTGGGGCTTCAAAAAAGTCATAGTTCCAGCAAAGAACTACAAGCATTCTATTGACCCCAAAGACTACAACATCGAAGTAGTTCCAGGGGAAACTCTGGACGATTACCTGCGAGAATCCTTAGTTGACACTGAGGGAGATAAACCGAAAAAAGAGTAG
- a CDS encoding right-handed parallel beta-helix repeat-containing protein yields MKSRIIPLIVVFVLLLSTITTTAAGANSSPKTITVPDDYKTIQEAIDAANSGDTIAVKAGIYNEEWVSIEKSVSVIGDNQKSVLKYHSSLGFIVTADNVHIDGFTVTGFDAMQGYAISVSGAKGCVITNNLLKENLVGISVYGASSGNSVSENVVTHNNRSIELINAHNNMITENNITAASISGISLDESSGNTISKNRISELADGMGALMLWESSNNTINKNLLFEGTLSVLVGCTGNTISENFVIESNYGVYVGQSSGNKFYHNYFLDVNQPVLDSQTSPDLYSVNSWDNGIKGNYWSNYKEADNNKDGIGDCAYPLYGNNQDNFPLMDFPAISTDLDATEKPTLDSSLPTEIIIGIAIIATIISIVAAIKLRKK; encoded by the coding sequence ATGAAAAGCCGAATAATTCCGTTAATTGTAGTGTTTGTTCTTTTGCTTTCAACCATAACAACTACAGCTGCTGGAGCAAACTCAAGCCCAAAAACAATCACTGTCCCTGACGATTACAAAACAATCCAAGAAGCAATCGACGCCGCAAACAGTGGTGACACCATTGCAGTTAAAGCAGGAATTTACAACGAAGAATGGGTTTCTATAGAAAAATCTGTTTCAGTGATTGGAGACAACCAAAAAAGTGTTTTAAAGTATCATAGTTCTTTGGGGTTCATCGTGACAGCAGATAACGTGCACATTGATGGATTCACTGTAACTGGTTTTGATGCCATGCAAGGTTACGCCATAAGCGTGTCAGGGGCAAAGGGCTGTGTTATCACAAACAATCTACTAAAAGAAAACCTGGTTGGAATTTCAGTCTATGGTGCATCCTCAGGCAATAGTGTTTCAGAAAACGTGGTAACCCACAATAACCGTTCTATAGAACTCATCAACGCCCATAACAACATGATTACCGAAAACAACATAACAGCTGCGTCGATTTCGGGAATTTCCCTTGACGAATCGTCAGGAAACACAATTTCCAAAAACAGGATTTCAGAGCTGGCAGACGGAATGGGGGCACTTATGCTTTGGGAATCTTCAAACAATACAATAAACAAAAATTTGCTGTTTGAAGGAACCTTGTCAGTTCTAGTCGGCTGCACAGGAAATACAATATCAGAAAACTTTGTAATAGAAAGCAACTACGGGGTTTATGTTGGACAATCTTCAGGAAACAAATTTTACCACAACTATTTCCTTGACGTTAACCAGCCAGTGCTTGACAGCCAAACTTCTCCAGATTTGTATTCAGTAAACAGCTGGGACAACGGCATCAAAGGCAACTACTGGAGCAACTACAAAGAAGCAGACAACAACAAGGACGGAATAGGCGACTGTGCATACCCACTTTATGGAAACAACCAAGACAATTTCCCCCTCATGGATTTCCCTGCAATATCAACTGACCTTGATGCAACTGAAAAACCCACATTGGATTCTAGTTTACCTACCGAAATTATAATCGGAATCGCAATTATTGCCACCATCATATCAATTGTAGCAGCAATAAAACTGCGTAAAAAATAA
- a CDS encoding DUF2769 domain-containing protein, which translates to MCICETCPSYKAYGKDDDFIAYCFPTHGKSKNLAEHGCICGTCPVYAKMNFRTAYYCTRGIEEQQKADICKS; encoded by the coding sequence ATGTGCATTTGCGAAACTTGCCCATCATACAAGGCCTATGGCAAGGATGATGACTTTATTGCATATTGTTTTCCAACACATGGAAAAAGCAAGAACTTAGCCGAACATGGCTGCATATGTGGAACCTGTCCGGTATACGCAAAAATGAACTTTAGAACAGCATATTATTGCACCAGAGGAATAGAAGAACAACAAAAAGCAGACATTTGCAAATCCTAG
- a CDS encoding VOC family protein, which translates to MDHTVIHFEIPAENVEKIKKFYSNIFGWKIEKSPMPMDYWLIQTVPIDDKGMPLRPGINGGIFLKENPKLKPVNYISVESVDEIIQKVKTSGGKIIQQKTTISGVGSFAIALDPEGNEIGLLQQEMS; encoded by the coding sequence ATGGATCATACTGTTATTCATTTTGAAATTCCAGCTGAAAATGTTGAAAAAATAAAAAAATTTTACTCTAACATTTTTGGATGGAAAATCGAAAAAAGCCCAATGCCCATGGATTATTGGCTTATTCAGACGGTGCCGATTGATGATAAGGGGATGCCTCTTAGGCCGGGAATCAATGGCGGAATTTTTCTTAAAGAAAACCCGAAATTAAAACCAGTTAACTATATTTCAGTAGAATCAGTTGATGAAATCATACAAAAAGTCAAAACATCTGGGGGAAAAATTATCCAACAAAAAACAACAATCTCTGGTGTTGGCTCTTTTGCAATTGCTTTAGATCCGGAAGGAAACGAAATAGGACTGCTTCAACAGGAAATGAGCTAA
- a CDS encoding peroxiredoxin, which produces MVLVKVGEKAPVFTLESQKGELVSLSDLIGKKNIVLFFYPKDKSKGCTRQACEFRDKYAVFKDRGAEVIGISSDDVASHESFADEFRLPFILLSDTKGIVRKLYGVSSTFGLIPGRVTFVIDKKGIVRHVFSSQFSPKKHIKEALEALEKFSK; this is translated from the coding sequence ATGGTTTTGGTTAAAGTCGGGGAAAAGGCTCCAGTTTTTACTTTGGAGTCCCAAAAAGGGGAACTTGTTTCTCTTTCGGATTTAATTGGCAAGAAAAATATTGTTTTGTTTTTTTATCCCAAGGATAAAAGTAAAGGTTGTACTCGTCAGGCTTGTGAGTTCAGGGACAAGTATGCAGTTTTCAAGGACAGGGGCGCAGAGGTTATTGGGATTAGTTCTGATGATGTAGCTTCTCATGAGTCCTTTGCTGATGAGTTTCGTTTGCCCTTTATTTTGTTAAGCGACACTAAAGGTATCGTGCGTAAATTGTACGGTGTAAGCTCTACTTTTGGTTTAATTCCAGGTCGGGTGACTTTTGTTATTGATAAAAAAGGTATAGTGCGTCATGTTTTTTCGTCTCAGTTCAGTCCAAAAAAACATATTAAAGAAGCATTAGAGGCTTTAGAAAAATTCAGTAAGTAG
- a CDS encoding winged helix-turn-helix transcriptional regulator, producing MIDEKQLQQVSAIFSALGSPTRLKIIELISETQRPLHIKAVAQVIEKDYAAVYRHIGVLEECGLVGVYDVGRSRVIYLKNAELIKQCVAAVKKMM from the coding sequence ATGATTGACGAAAAGCAACTGCAACAAGTTTCTGCAATATTCAGCGCCTTGGGTAGTCCAACAAGACTCAAAATCATTGAGTTAATAAGTGAAACCCAGCGGCCCTTGCATATAAAGGCGGTAGCTCAAGTGATTGAAAAGGACTATGCTGCAGTTTACCGTCACATTGGGGTGCTTGAAGAATGTGGCTTAGTGGGCGTGTATGATGTTGGGCGTTCCCGGGTTATTTATTTAAAAAATGCTGAGCTGATTAAACAGTGTGTTGCTGCAGTTAAGAAGATGATGTAA
- a CDS encoding flavodoxin domain-containing protein — MPDSSVLIMNACILYYSQTGNTKKFAEKISNSLNNSKTYDITTNQPSVVKQHDIIILGTPVHGFNPSKESIAFVKQLPEGSGKKTVLFCTYRLWKGRVFSKLKGELKKRGYSTILCVSAKAKEFTDADFVAPAQKIVETIKE; from the coding sequence TTGCCAGATAGCTCAGTATTAATCATGAATGCATGTATTTTATATTATTCACAAACAGGGAACACCAAAAAATTTGCAGAAAAAATATCAAATTCCCTAAACAATTCCAAAACATATGACATAACAACCAACCAACCGTCTGTTGTTAAACAACATGACATAATAATTCTTGGAACCCCAGTTCACGGATTTAATCCCTCAAAAGAATCTATAGCGTTTGTGAAACAGTTACCAGAAGGCAGTGGAAAAAAGACAGTTTTGTTCTGTACATACCGACTATGGAAAGGCAGAGTCTTTAGCAAACTGAAAGGTGAACTCAAAAAGAGGGGATATAGCACTATTTTGTGTGTTTCAGCAAAAGCTAAAGAATTCACTGACGCTGACTTTGTTGCGCCTGCGCAAAAGATTGTAGAAACAATAAAAGAATAG
- the proC gene encoding pyrroline-5-carboxylate reductase has product MKNNIAVIGAGVIGGSVTKSLLKSGHKGKITVADVQLEKANELENMGAVLTSDNKKAAKNADVVFLCVKPNILKSVLEEISKEVEGKLVVSTAAAVTVQFCKRVAPKARIVRVMPNVAISVQESFTAYCCDNDVTEQDKQTIKTFLDLMGKSMEIDEKYMDAVTAVSGSGPGYLSIIVEALAYAGLKVGLPRDLALQSAAQAVLGTAKLVLETGLSPAQIRDNVTTPGGTTIEAIYEVEGSQIRQALVRAVEAATKKSETIRKNWE; this is encoded by the coding sequence ATGAAAAACAACATTGCAGTTATTGGCGCAGGCGTAATTGGCGGTTCTGTTACAAAGAGCCTTTTGAAAAGTGGACATAAAGGCAAAATTACAGTAGCCGACGTTCAACTGGAAAAAGCTAATGAACTAGAAAACATGGGTGCAGTATTAACCAGTGATAATAAAAAGGCAGCAAAAAATGCTGATGTTGTTTTTTTGTGTGTGAAACCAAACATCTTAAAGTCAGTTTTAGAAGAAATCAGCAAAGAAGTTGAAGGCAAACTTGTGGTTTCTACAGCTGCAGCGGTTACTGTTCAGTTCTGTAAACGGGTAGCACCTAAAGCCCGTATTGTAAGAGTAATGCCTAATGTTGCTATTTCGGTGCAAGAATCTTTCACTGCTTATTGTTGTGACAACGATGTAACTGAGCAAGACAAGCAAACTATCAAAACATTTCTGGATTTGATGGGAAAATCCATGGAAATTGATGAAAAATACATGGATGCAGTAACTGCAGTCAGTGGAAGCGGACCGGGATACCTTTCAATTATTGTAGAGGCTCTAGCCTACGCGGGCTTAAAAGTTGGTTTGCCCCGAGATTTGGCGTTGCAAAGTGCAGCTCAAGCAGTTTTGGGAACTGCAAAACTTGTTTTAGAAACAGGACTAAGTCCTGCTCAGATACGGGACAATGTTACAACTCCAGGTGGAACCACCATTGAGGCAATTTATGAAGTTGAAGGCAGCCAGATCAGGCAAGCTTTAGTTCGAGCTGTTGAAGCAGCAACCAAAAAGAGTGAAACCATCAGAAAAAACTGGGAATAA